DNA sequence from the Streptomyces sp. NBC_01497 genome:
GGACCGACGGGTCGGCCAGCTTCTTCTCCAGGTCGGCATGCTCGCCGACCAGGTCCTCGACCGCCTCGAACATCGGGGGCTCCTGGGGTGGTGAAAGGTGCTTCGGGAGTAGCGGGTACCGCGTGGAGCGGGCAACGCAGGGGGGCGCCCGACGGCGCGGGCCCACTGGCCCGCCTGGGACGCCAAAGCGCCGGCCTCGACGCCCCTGAGCGGGGCGCCGGGGGCCGGCGCGTGGTGCTCGCTACTTCTTGGCTGCCGCGGCCTTGCCGGCCGTCGCGCCCTTGCCGAAGCGGGCCTCGAAGCGGGCCACACGGCCACCGGTGTCGAGGATCTTCTGCTTGCCCGTGTAGAACGGGTGGCACTCGGAGCACAGGTCGGCACGGATGGTGCCGGAGTCAATGGTGCTCCGGGTCGTGAACGACGCGCCACAGGTGCAGCTGACCTGCGTCTCGACGTACTTGGGGTGAATCTCGTTCTTCACGGGTGTCTCCTAGATCGCGGAGGGTACCGGGTCGCACGGGCGGATTGCTCGTACGTGAACCGGGACCGACGGACCAGTCTGCCAGCACTGGCCGCATCTCCCAAAACCGGAGCCCCGGCCGTCTTGTTCCCGCTGCCGCCCCGGGCTTGTGGCCGCCGTCCGCCCGACGCTCCCCGC
Encoded proteins:
- the rpmE gene encoding 50S ribosomal protein L31 produces the protein MKNEIHPKYVETQVSCTCGASFTTRSTIDSGTIRADLCSECHPFYTGKQKILDTGGRVARFEARFGKGATAGKAAAAKK